One Chlamydiales bacterium genomic window, AACGAAAAAGTGGTCCTCCAAAGACCTGAGCGATAGCACTTCGATCACGTGGATTTTGGACTGCACGAATTAATTCAATGAGTGTGGGAAAGGCAGGTGAATGAATCAGTGAGCGACTACTTTTTGAAATACAAGGTAGGGAGCAGTAATTCATAAAACGTTCAGCTTGATAACGATCGCTAACAAGCACAGCTATCTCTCTTAGAGGCAAATTCAGGTTAGCAACTTCATGGACAATTGTTGAAAATAAAATTTCTTCTTCTTCAGCAAAAAGAAAATGTAAACTTCCCTTCCCATCCAAAATGGGTTCCAATTTAGAAGCTGCTTCTACAGGACGACAGAAAATAGCCTCTTGTGTTTTTGGAAGGGTAATAAATGGTTGAGAGAATAAATCATTCAATTCTCCAACAAGAGAAGGAGTTGAACGATAATTTGTTGCAAGAGATGCATAGGCTTTTTCACCCATTGCTTTTTTTGCTTCTATATAAGTATAGAGATCAGCGCTACGAAAACGATAAATAGATTGTTTAGGATCCCCAACAAGGTAAACTGGTCCTTCAAATGCTTGATTTAAAAAAAGAGTAGAAAAAATTTTCCATTGAATAGGATCTGTATCCTGAAATTCATCAATTAATACTGCTCGATACTGTTGACGAACTAATTGAGCAAAATCAAAATCTTCTACTTGTTTTGATAAAATTTTCAATAGATCTTCAAAAAAAACTAAATCTTCTTTTTTGATAACTTTTTCAACATGCAAACGTGCCTCATCAGCAAGAACTGCTAGAATATGCGTTGGGTCTGAGAAAGAAGCAAGCTTAGGAATTAACTCTTCCTGCATTTTTTCTAATAACCCAGGATAATTTAATCGAATAGATAACTTACGTTTTGAGATATTTTCTTTCGCATAATTTAAAATAGGTAAATCCACAGGGTCGATCTTCTCTCCATTAATCCACTTTGTAAAGCGCTTTAAACCCTCAATATTTTCCGGTTTTATCCGTTTTTGCTTATCGCAGATATTTTTATATTGTGGAGCAAGATGGATGAGATCTTCAAAAAGTTGATCAGGATTGACTTCAAATTTTGGAAACTCCCAATTTGGTTGTTCAATCGGTAAACGTTGACTAACGAGGTTGACGAGACGATTAATCAGAGAGTCTTGTATGACCTTTTCTAATTGTTTTGGTGTTAATTTTTTTGTAGTACGCAATGAGTCTTTAATTATCTCTTTAAAGAGATCAGACTGGGCACTTTCTTCTACCTGATCAGGAGTAAACGCAGTATGAAACGCATGTTCTTGCAAACAATGCAGACAAAAACTATGAATTGTCCAAATTTTCGCTTGATCAAATTCTAGAAGGTGCTGAGAAGAAAGACGGGCTCGAATGCGTTCTTTTAATTCAAATGTTGCAGCACGTGTAAATGTGACAATAAGAATCTGATTAAAGGGAATTTTTTCATTTAGCAAACGAATAACGAGGTTTTCGATGGTAAATGTCTTTCCTGTTCCTGCAGAGGCTTCTAAGAAACGATTCTCAAAGATAGATAGACTCGGATCAAGAACATTAAAACCAGGCATCTGCCATCTCTTTGAAAAGGGCTTCTGCCTCTTCTTTCCAAGATAAAATCAAATCTTTTGGAGGAAGTAATTTCTGTCCACGCATAGCCCATTTTAAAGTAGGATCATAATGCTTCATCTGTTTTAACTTAACAGAATCTTCTTTTAAAATGGGTTCAATCCAATCAGGGAATAGGGGAGTTAAAACTTTTTGAGAGAAAAAATAATATCTCAGAATGGATTTAAGATAGGGTTCAGGATTATCAAAAAAACGCCTGACTTTTTTACCATCTTTTAGAAAGAAAAAATTTGAGATTTCTGGACGAATAGTAGCCAATAGGAGAAACAAAGGCCAATGTTTTACAACTCCTTTGATTTTTTTTTGCTCATAGATCGCTAATCCATCTTTTGTGACCCCTTCTAATATACCGACAATCTGGACATTCTCTATGGTTAAATTGACTGAAAGGTTTTCAAGATCTTTGGGAAACTTTTGAATTTCTTCTTTTAATTGTTTCTCAGCCACATAAGCAAAAGGGCCAATGGGAAAATCCTTTTCTCTCTTAGCTTTTTTTAAAGCCTCTTCTCCTAATTTGCGTAAATTTGCTTTACGCAAGGGAGAAAGAGAAAAAACCTCTTCTTTTTTGATCATCTCTTCTTCTCTGAAATAGATCTCTTGATGGTACAGATAATGGCGTAAAGGTGAGCGAAAAGGACGAATTAAATCAGCAATCTCAATTTGACAAGAAGGAATTTCAACATTGATTTGGCGATAAGTAAATAACATAGGAAGTGGTCTTTCATTTTTCAGGGGCATATAGAGAGGATGTTTAATTGTTTTAGAAATATATGGAAGAAGTTGTGTGATTACAGAAGAAGGCAAGGAAGATATCTGGTGATCAAGATGATTTTCTAAATAGCTAATGATCAATTTTTCACGAACAGACAATAGAATTTCCAACAAAAGGTAGCGATCAAAATCGAGCCGAGAAGGAAAATAATCTCCTGTATCTTTTAACATATCTAAAGAAAAAAGGCTTTCTTTCCGAGGAAAGGCTTCCTCATTCATTCCAATTAAGCAGATAATTTTTGCTGGCACGATACGCATAGGCACCATCGAAGAGAAATGAATGCCTTGAATACAATGAGAATTTACAGTCATGGTTTTTTCACCAATCACCTCACGAATTAACTGCTGAAAAATTTCAAAAGAATACTTCCGGCTAGGAAGATGTCGAGCAGAAGATGCTAAAATTTCGAGATAATAGACCACTGTTGCTGATTCAGAAAAATACCTTTCATGAAAAATCCTAAGTTTATCTGCCCAATCTCTTAATGTTAGTTGCTCAGAAAAAATACTCGCATCTGAAGTAAGACGATCAATCAATTCTTTCCACTCTCCAAGAAGTTCTGCTTCAGAAAAGTTAATCCGTTTTGGAGAATAACTGATTGCTAGCTCTTCAAGAAGGCAATCTATTCCTGATTTCCATGTTGCACATTCATCTTCAATTCCCTCATCACATTGGCTTTTTTTTAATAAATCATCTCTATTCTTCTTATCTAAGCCCCAACGAATCCCCGTCACTTCAATCCATTCACGAATCTTTAATATATCTTCTTCATTCCAACCGATTTTCTTCTGAAAGAGAGGATGATGAAATAAATCTAAAAGAGCTGGGACATTAAATCTTCGCTGTTCAAGCTCAATAAGCAGAAAAAATGCCTCTAATTCAAGATCTTTTTTCTCAATAGGCATATCAGCAATCTGATAAGGTAGATCTTTAAAAATAGTCAAAATATATGGTTCATATTGAGAAATATCAGGAGCCATCACAAGAATATCTTTAGGTTCTATTTTTTTTTCTTTTAATAACCTAACCAAATTTTGGTAAAGGTTATACACCTCATCATATTCTGTAGAAGAAATATGTAATTCAATTGATTGATCTTGAATTTTTTCGTAAATTTCAAGATTCAAGAGTTCACGCTGAAGTTGATGAAGTTGAGTATTCCCCATCGGCATGTCATAGATCTCTTCGATGATGAGATCACTCTCTTCGATCAAAGAGATTGTCTTTCTCCCAAGATGACCGAAGTGTGTTAAAAAAGGGTGTTCTTTTGAGAGATCACTCCAAAATTCCTTACAAGGCGAGAGTTGATAAAAATAGACACAAGGTAGTTGTTGAAAAAAATGAAAGTATAGAGGAGGAATGTGACTAAATCCAAAAAGATGAACACTGACTTCGAGATGCTTCGGTTGAATATGAGAAATTCTTCTTAAAGGATAGGTCCAAATTTTAAAGACCCGACTCCATAATTCTTCTTGCCAATTTTTAGGATGGCTTTCCCAACTTGATGGCAGAGCCTGTCCATAAACCCCATAACGCATAAATAGATAAGTCAACCTTAAGGAGAGTGCAAATTTTCGTTTTTCTTTATCCGATAAGTATTTTTTAAGTGGTTTCCACTTTGCCTGAATCAGATCCAATTCTGATTCAATTGAAAGAAGTAATTCAAATTTACTAGGAAATGAGTCGATATTAAAAAGATGATGTAGACCATTTTCTAGAAAATATGTCTCAAATCCTGCTGCAATTTTAAGCTCCTCTGCTAAACGTATCCGAATCCACCTTTCCATGGTCAGATTAGGGATAATCAAGATTCTTTTTGAAAAAGGATTTGAATCATCAAGAAAAAGATTTTCCTTGAATTTTTTGAAAAGTTGTTCAACAGAATTACTAAAAAAAAGGTGACTAGGAGTATAGTCAAGATGTATGCCCATACCTAATTCTTTTTCTTCCTTTAGTGCACTCAATTTCACTCAATTTTTTGCTGCTCTTAATGATAACCTTTACAAACTTCTCCTGATTTTCTTTGTAATTTCGATTCAAGGAAAAGAGCATAGCAATACCATCCTTGCTTTAACTGGTACCATCTTTGTGATTCCATTTATTATTTTTGCTCCCATTGCAGGTTTTCTTGCAGATCGTTTTAGTAAACAAACGATTATTTATCTTACTCGACTAGCTGAAATTCTCTCAACAGTCTTGGGATTAGTTTGTTTTCTTATAAAATCGATCTTTGGCGGGTATCTTGTCTTATTCTTAATGGCAACACATAGTGCAATTTTCTCACCATGTAAGTATGGTATTATTCCTGAAATCGTAGAGAAAAAAAATATCTCCCATAGCAATGGGATTTTAACAGCTACCACCTATTTAGCCATCATCTTTGGCACTTTCTTTGCTTCATTTATTTCCGAAGTCTCAAATCGAAATTTTGTCTTTGCTCTCTCTTGTTGTATCGCTATTTCTATTATTGGAACTTTTCTAAGTTTTGGTATTCAAAAAACCCACCCTCAGGCTCCTCAAAAACCTCTCTCTTTGCATTTTTTTCCAGTGATCCTGAATACCTTAAAAAGATCCAAAAAAATACGCTATCTTTTTTATTCTTTAATTTTCGGGAGTTATTTTCTCTTTATAGGCGCTTATACTCAACTCAATATTATTCCTTTTACCCTACAATCTCTCAATCTTTCAGAAATCCAAGGAGGATATTTTTTCTTAATGACGGCGATAGGAATGGGAATTGGAGCTTTTTTAGCAGGATATCTTTCAGCTAAAGAAGTTGAGCTTGGCTTTGTTCCTTTAGCAACCATCGGAATAGCTCTCTGTTTTATTGGTTTATTCTTATTTGCATCATTTTTCTTTATGGTGACTCTATTTATGATTTTGATTGGCTTGTTTGGCGGATTTTATATTGTTCCTATCGATACTTTTATTCAAATAGCCAGTCCTAATGAGAATCGGGGACAAAATATTGCCACATCAAATTTTCTGAATTTTATTGGAGTCATTATTGCTGCAGGAATGATGGCCTTTTTCGGCAATTTCTTAAATTTGAGTGCAAAAAGTGGTTTTTTGATTATTGGAATCGTGACATTTATCATTGGACTCTATCTTCTGGTTCTCTTTGCTGATCAAGTTTTACGTCTTTTTGCTGAATTAATCACAAAATTTTTTCCTATTCGAGTGATTGGTAAAGAAAAGATCCACCCTTTTCAACCTATTCTTTTGATAGCTTCTAAAATGGATTGGATTGATATTGTTTTTCTCATAGGAACTCTGCCTCGTTTAATTCGTTGTATAGTTCCTATGGAAAAAAAAATGAGGCATAGATCTTTTTTCTATCCTTTCTTGCGATTTTGTCTTCTTGATTTGAAACATTTTTCTCCTATTGGACCAACAATAATTGAAATATTAAATCAAGAATTAGATGCAAACCATCCAGTGTGTTTGATAAATCCTCATCACATTGGGATGAAAGATTTAAAAGCATGGAAAAACAATCTCTCAGGTTTTCTCGAAAATATCAAAGTTCCTCTGATGCCTATCTATATTTCTCGAGCAAAGCTCAAAACATCAACTTATCTCAGTTTTTTAAAAAACTTAATGAAAAATCCTATCACAATCTCTTATGGAAGTAAAATCAGGAAATGAGCTCTCTTTGTAAAGTAGATGATGATAGAAGAATGAACAAGTTTTACTATAGACAATCACATCGCTCTCTAAAAGAGAGCAATCTTGAAAACTCGATTGACTTAGAAAGCATAGATCACAGTCATCTCAAACGCTTTATATTTAAAATCTCCTCCTAGAGTTTTATTTCTTGGAGTTGCATATTGGCCCTGAGCACTCAGAGAAAGATTATTACTCAGAGCATATAAAAAATTACACGACCACCCTTTATAATTTGTAAAACCAAAGGCACGATCAGAGCCAAACCCTTGAAGAATCGCATCTGATAAAAGAAAATTGGCAGCATTTCCGTGACCAAAACCCCCTAAGTCAAATTCTGGAACTGATTGTGCTTGTACACTTTGATAATTAATATCAATGGACCAATCGCATGCCGTACACAGCTTACCAAGAGTAAATCCAACATACCAAGCTTGATTCAGTTTTTGCCAATTCGTTGTTAGAGAGGGTTTAGCATCGTGGTTAATGAGCGCAGCTCCGTAAATATAAAGCGTTTTACATCGGAGAAAATCTAATTTCTGCTGATAACCCAATAGGATTTGAGATACAAGGAATGCGTAGCGAGGATTATTTCTCACCGTAGTTTTACCCGAATTAGGCAGATTTCCATAGTCAAGAGTAGGAGAAGATCTCCTCCAGTCAATAAGACTATACTTAAAACCTAATCCAGTTCCTCTAAAACCAATCACTCCAGTTTCAACTACCCAGGCATAATGATTTGTAAAACTATCAACAATTAGAGGTCCACCATGAATAATAAAATTTCCTAAAGCTGACCATGCATTTGTATAATAAATATGGATTCCATCAAAGATACTGATAAACTCAAGACGTGAATCAAATATATAATTTAGTCGACTCCGTCCAATTTCAATGTAGAAATCTTCTTTTTCTTCTTTACGAATATCATAACCAATAAAGGCACGATCCAATTCAACTCTTGTTAAAGAACCTCCATCTTTCCCATCAAAATTGACCCATTTTACTTTTGCTGATCCCCAAGTACGAGGAGCGACATAATCAAGAAAGAGGTTGATTTCGCTTTTATATCGATCGATGGCAAGGCTAGTCCCAGTACCACGTTGTTTTTGCCCATTCACTTGTTCTCCGATTGCCGTCCAACGAGCACGGATATCTGCAGCAATAGTGAGCAATCCTGTTTTATTACGACATTCGATCAATCCTTTACTCTCAATAAAATCGCGTAAGACATGAGGATCAATGAATTCGTCTCCAATAGGTCCAAAATCTCTTTCTGAGAGAAAGCCCGAAGCATTAGGACCTAAATTTTCAACAGCAGCAACTAAAGGTTCTTCATAATTAACATCGATCTGTGGTTCTTCTTCAGCAAGAAGACAAGAGATGGATCCTAAGAAGAGAATTAAGTGAAATCGAAAAAATTTCTGCATAACAAACCTGTAAACGCAAGCATTATAGGTTTGTTATACTATTTTGTAAACTGTCCATACTGAAATGGAGCAGTATATATTCCCCATTTTTTACGATTCATTCCATTGAAATACTCCTTCCAAGCTGATAAGGGATAGCCTTCAATTCCAAAATGATCAAAACACCAAAATTCCACATTCCCTGTCCCAGGACTAACAATAAAACCAAATCTATTTTTCACCCAGTTAGTATCCCCAATTAAAATAGGTTCGGGATAGGCAAATTTAAGGATACGCATTGCCTCGATGATTTTCTCATCATAAGAAATAGGAGTACGAGTAGATTTAAATACTTTCAAAATGAGTCCTTTGGCTATTTCCCGTAAGTCATGAGCGGAAAATATGTGATAGTTTAAAACTTCAATTTCGTTGATCTGTTTAAAGAGGACCTCCTCTATATCTTGATCGAATATCTGCATCTCTTTGAAAAGAATTTGCAGATATTCATAAAGAAGAGTGCTTGTAAAAAAAGGCATACAAAGATAGAGAAGGCTATCAAGTTCTTCAGCTATGAAATGTAATAGCTCTTGGCTTAAAGCCAACCTTTCTTGAGAGAGTTTTGTCATAACATGTCGACGAAATTGATCTGCACGCATCAAGAACATGGATTCATTGAAAATGTGTTTATCTATCCACTGTCGATCAAAAGGAATAAAAGAGATAAGTTGATCTACGAGATATTCCATCATTTTCCTATCTAAATGATGCTTCTCAAGAAAATCGAGGTGAGTATAAGACCATACATCACGAATCCAAGTATAGGTATAGAGAGGACTTTCCCAAGCTTCTTTCAGTAATGGCCATCCTGGTTTAATTAAAAAGGCGTGTGTTGGAGAATAGGCAACCATCGAACGGGAGGAATCCTTTTGATAAATTTCTTGAATATCCAATGGAAGAGCTTTAAAAGTATCAATAAAAAAAGCCAAAAGTTCATTTTCACTCTCTACCCAACCTTTTTCTTCTTTGATCAGAGGATCCGATTGACAATAATAAGAATTGATTAAAGTTTCTACTGTCCCTCCAGAAACATACGCCCAAGGTCTCCGTTTAGGAGGTGAAATTGGTTCCTCATAAGCTTTTGCTAAACGAAAAAAAGCTTCATTAAGAAAATCAGGCTCGTTAATGGTTTTGATCATGATTGTAATCATCTCCGACAACTCTTTTTCAATCCCCTCTAATTCAGGCAACCGAGATAATTCACCTTCTGTGGCAATAAAAAACTCTTTTAAACAGTGAAGATATTCATTAGCTGAATAAATCATTGTCCAAAGAGGGGTGTGAGTCCGTCCATGTTTATATAAGAGTCGAAATCCTGCTGGACTATCATCATACCTATGATCAGAGGCTGTGTGCATCTGTGGATCATAAACTTCCTGAAAATACTCTCGGATTTTTTTCCCATAGAATTCAACAATCATAGAAAATACATTGGTTAACTTTTTCCCTTTTTCATGGAGCTTTTCTTGCTCTGCTAAGAGACGATTGATTTCTTTAATACGCAATTGATAATTAGCTTGGATCCAATTTGCTTCCATCGCAGTTGAGACTCTTCGTCCTTCATAAGATTTAATCTGTGCATAAAGATGGTCATATTGAGATTGATAATTTTCTATTTCATGGTTGATCGCTTCAATTTTTTCTTGAAGATAATTTTGTAAGCTCTTGCCAATACCATTCGATCCCGTTGTTTCAATGCCAAGACTAATATAAAAATTCCATTTAGTAAAATTTGCCTGCGATTCGGAAAGAGAAGCAAGTGTGAACTCCCATGATTTCAGAAGCGGATTATCAGTTAAAGCTGTGAATAAATTCTTCGCTTTTTGATAATCTCTTAGAAAATTTTTATATAATTGTGATCGATTCTTGGTCAATGAAGGGGGGTCAATTACCACTTCATTCACTAGTGTTTGAAAAGATTTTGCTTCTAATTGATTGATCTCTTTTTCTTTCAATCCATAATGAGAGAGATAAACATGCTTTAGAATATGATCAGCTGTAAAATAAGCAAATGGATAGTCCCCCCAGCCAATTTCTCCAATGAGCTTTTCTACAGCTTTTTGTTTTTGTGTTCTTGCAAGATCTTTTTTGATTAGCCCTGTTTCTTCAAAAACCATTTGTAAGCCAGGAGAAAGAGAGAGAGTTTTGATCGGTTGTCTACCTAAAGCAGGCAAAAAAATCGGCTTCATTAGATCTCCTAACCCCCAATTTAGACTCAGAGGGACTGCATATTCATGACCTTCATAAGTTCGGACAAGTCTGCTCATAGTAAAGAGTTGAGCAATATCAGCTAGAAAATGCAAAGGCTGTTCTTTTTGAATCATAATTGCTGGAGCAGTTGCAAAACAGGATCCGACATTTTGACGTAAACTAGTCAAAAGGGCTGATAGAGCAGCTTGTCTTGTATGAACATCTGTGATTTTCTCACTATTCTGAAGAGAGAGTGTGACGCGTATGAGATCTAAAGCTCCTTGGTGGTGATCAGGAGTCCGGATTTGATATAAAGCATGAATAGCCTCTTTTTCTTTTAAAAAGAGATAGAGCATTTTAAGTAGGTGAGAAAAGTACTCACTATCATGATAACGATTCGGACCAAGGGAATGCAAGTTACCTTCAATAAGGTCAATCGCTTTGTTCAGTACGTCCTTTTTCAGATACCCTTGATCATCAATTAGCAAAACTGCCAGTTTTTTGCTAGTATAAGCATTACGCCAAGACCAGCTATCTTGAATTTTAGTTAGCTGAAAATCACGACTAATTTGGATAAATTCCGAGCATAAAAGCTCTTCAAGAGGATTTGAAAAATTGTGATTTAAAACAACTTTTTCAAAGATTTGTTGTAAAAATGCGTTTTCAAGTCTTTCTTTCATTAGTCTATTTTTAACGCAACAATAATTACCTCTTCTTGTAAAGTAGCCCCAATAAATGTTTGCAATTCAGCTGTCAATCCATCAACAACTTCTTGAGCAGTCTGCCAATTCCTTTGCTGGAGACAATTTTTTAAACGTTTTTCCGAAAATGATTGATAGTGACTATTTACAGATTCTATTAAACCTTTAGTATAGAAAATGACAATATCGCCTGATTCTAGTTGTACAGCATCGGTCTCGTATCCTTGAGACTCTCTTAAACCTAAAGCCATACCAGAATGTTCTAAAGTCAAAAGATGTCCATTCGCACGACGAATAATTGGAGGAACATGGCCACAGGAGTAGTAAGAGAGAATTTTTGAATTTGTATGATATAGAGCAGCTAACATTGTCACAAACATCCCTGTATCTCCTGTCCCTTTAATGAAGGCATTGTTTGTCCGACTCAAAGCTTCTCCTGGATCATCAACAAGAGTCGCATAGGTTAACAAAAGACTTCTTGCTGAAAGAGAATAGAGGCAAGGAGAAATTCCTTTACCAGCAGCATCTGCAACTGTGATCATGATGGTCTCTTCATTCTTTTTAATCAGAGGCATATAACTATACAAATCTCCACCAACTTCTAATACAGAAAGGTAGGTTCCTGTGACCTCACCACCTTGAATTTTAGGAAGAGATGAGGGAAGCAAACTTCTTTGTACTTTAAGTCCAATCGCGAGTTCTCTTTTATACATTTCCTTTCTTACACGTTCATTTTCCACCTCCTGAATATTCTCCAGTAAATTGACAAGAGTATTGTTAAAAATCCCTCCTAGAATATTGATTTCAAATCCCAGAGGTGTTTTTTCAAAACGCAAATTGAGATTTCCTCGGCTCACCTCTTCCATTAAATAGAAGAGCTGACGCAAAGGTCTGGAAATCCATAAAGAGAGCCAATAGGCCACTCCTCCTCCAATCACTAAAATCATCCCATAAAGAGAGTAAATAAAAAGAAAATCGCGCATAGCTTTTCCAAAAATTTCCTCTTTTGAAGAGTATGCAATCACAGAGATTCCTAAATCAGAAAGATAGGCTCTATATGCAATTTGAATCTGATCATTAAAAATAAACTCAAAAAAAGGAGGATCTTTTGTTTCAAGCAGGGAAATAGGGGTTTGAGGAAGGGAGATCATCCCCATTTGTTTCGAAGCAATCACCTCTCGTTGTCTTTCTAAAGAGATAAGATCAAAATAATTGCCTATTAACGATCGATCTGTAGCAGCAAATACAATACCATCAGAACTGAGAATAGCAAACTGGGTCTGAGTGTTTTTTCTTTGCATATTCATCACTGATTCTAACTGTTTCTTTATCTCCGTTGTGACTAAAATGATCCCCACGGGTTCCCCTGTTTTTGAATGAACCACTCTAGCAGTGAATATATAGGGGGTAGAATCTCCTGTCTGATCTGAATATATCAATCGAATAAATGCTCCTTCTCCTAGTTTGAGAATATGAGCAAGTTTAAGGTAACTAGTCACTGTTTGGTCAGTAAAATTTTGCATACTTGAAGCGATGAGTTTATATTGATCTTCTTTTCCGACATCAAGTAACAAAATTTCGAAGTTTCTCCTCAAATCTACAAGCTCTGAAAATTGAC contains:
- a CDS encoding UvrD-helicase domain-containing protein, with translation MPGFNVLDPSLSIFENRFLEASAGTGKTFTIENLVIRLLNEKIPFNQILIVTFTRAATFELKERIRARLSSQHLLEFDQAKIWTIHSFCLHCLQEHAFHTAFTPDQVEESAQSDLFKEIIKDSLRTTKKLTPKQLEKVIQDSLINRLVNLVSQRLPIEQPNWEFPKFEVNPDQLFEDLIHLAPQYKNICDKQKRIKPENIEGLKRFTKWINGEKIDPVDLPILNYAKENISKRKLSIRLNYPGLLEKMQEELIPKLASFSDPTHILAVLADEARLHVEKVIKKEDLVFFEDLLKILSKQVEDFDFAQLVRQQYRAVLIDEFQDTDPIQWKIFSTLFLNQAFEGPVYLVGDPKQSIYRFRSADLYTYIEAKKAMGEKAYASLATNYRSTPSLVGELNDLFSQPFITLPKTQEAIFCRPVEAASKLEPILDGKGSLHFLFAEEEEILFSTIVHEVANLNLPLREIAVLVSDRYQAERFMNYCSLPCISKSSRSLIHSPAFPTLIELIRAVQNPRDRSAIAQVFGGPLFRFPIDALPKDYASFYDYHDLLKKEGLLSLFNRVIEDSNLSDPFFYQEMLQLVKMGLHIKKDYLFFYRELMSIDPDSEKLKVKMHFEEEAIQVMTIHVSKGLEFSVVFPIGIATPYKHHKGLVRCKDRFVISDELSREEERSEKMRQIYVACTRAKKRVYIPVLKNDSPISTFLNKINLSEKSQEICRFYPPPIYKKPPIVQSKKIECDQTYSPLAIHSYSSLFSYEPVEKTIFSEDSMPGGAQTGVLIHQLFEEVSFDCSDLNVFVQKKLYGTFLEGWSDEITAMLDWALDYPLPNAHNVFSLRHVNQNHMIKEMEFLFPSQNPPGFFKGFIDLFFKHAGSYYLIDWKTNLIDTSVEEVIHTHRYDLQAQIYQEAIQKYLRLFDEEANFQGIFYFFLRPRVSYQFFNGSLTE
- a CDS encoding exodeoxyribonuclease V subunit gamma, which produces MGIHLDYTPSHLFFSNSVEQLFKKFKENLFLDDSNPFSKRILIIPNLTMERWIRIRLAEELKIAAGFETYFLENGLHHLFNIDSFPSKFELLLSIESELDLIQAKWKPLKKYLSDKEKRKFALSLRLTYLFMRYGVYGQALPSSWESHPKNWQEELWSRVFKIWTYPLRRISHIQPKHLEVSVHLFGFSHIPPLYFHFFQQLPCVYFYQLSPCKEFWSDLSKEHPFLTHFGHLGRKTISLIEESDLIIEEIYDMPMGNTQLHQLQRELLNLEIYEKIQDQSIELHISSTEYDEVYNLYQNLVRLLKEKKIEPKDILVMAPDISQYEPYILTIFKDLPYQIADMPIEKKDLELEAFFLLIELEQRRFNVPALLDLFHHPLFQKKIGWNEEDILKIREWIEVTGIRWGLDKKNRDDLLKKSQCDEGIEDECATWKSGIDCLLEELAISYSPKRINFSEAELLGEWKELIDRLTSDASIFSEQLTLRDWADKLRIFHERYFSESATVVYYLEILASSARHLPSRKYSFEIFQQLIREVIGEKTMTVNSHCIQGIHFSSMVPMRIVPAKIICLIGMNEEAFPRKESLFSLDMLKDTGDYFPSRLDFDRYLLLEILLSVREKLIISYLENHLDHQISSLPSSVITQLLPYISKTIKHPLYMPLKNERPLPMLFTYRQINVEIPSCQIEIADLIRPFRSPLRHYLYHQEIYFREEEMIKKEEVFSLSPLRKANLRKLGEEALKKAKREKDFPIGPFAYVAEKQLKEEIQKFPKDLENLSVNLTIENVQIVGILEGVTKDGLAIYEQKKIKGVVKHWPLFLLLATIRPEISNFFFLKDGKKVRRFFDNPEPYLKSILRYYFFSQKVLTPLFPDWIEPILKEDSVKLKQMKHYDPTLKWAMRGQKLLPPKDLILSWKEEAEALFKEMADAWF
- a CDS encoding MFS transporter, with the protein product MPIPNSFSSFSALNFTQFFAALNDNLYKLLLIFFVISIQGKEHSNTILALTGTIFVIPFIIFAPIAGFLADRFSKQTIIYLTRLAEILSTVLGLVCFLIKSIFGGYLVLFLMATHSAIFSPCKYGIIPEIVEKKNISHSNGILTATTYLAIIFGTFFASFISEVSNRNFVFALSCCIAISIIGTFLSFGIQKTHPQAPQKPLSLHFFPVILNTLKRSKKIRYLFYSLIFGSYFLFIGAYTQLNIIPFTLQSLNLSEIQGGYFFLMTAIGMGIGAFLAGYLSAKEVELGFVPLATIGIALCFIGLFLFASFFFMVTLFMILIGLFGGFYIVPIDTFIQIASPNENRGQNIATSNFLNFIGVIIAAGMMAFFGNFLNLSAKSGFLIIGIVTFIIGLYLLVLFADQVLRLFAELITKFFPIRVIGKEKIHPFQPILLIASKMDWIDIVFLIGTLPRLIRCIVPMEKKMRHRSFFYPFLRFCLLDLKHFSPIGPTIIEILNQELDANHPVCLINPHHIGMKDLKAWKNNLSGFLENIKVPLMPIYISRAKLKTSTYLSFLKNLMKNPITISYGSKIRK
- a CDS encoding SpoIIE family protein phosphatase; translated protein: MIKQSFTLRVLVISFFILALPLLIDSFIFFQDSYYHEIADAQLELRESANFLNFNLKEIEPVQQVFLREITYFFDLENLENLDQEKLSRQFSELVDLRRNFEILLLDVGKEDQYKLIASSMQNFTDQTVTSYLKLAHILKLGEGAFIRLIYSDQTGDSTPYIFTARVVHSKTGEPVGIILVTTEIKKQLESVMNMQRKNTQTQFAILSSDGIVFAATDRSLIGNYFDLISLERQREVIASKQMGMISLPQTPISLLETKDPPFFEFIFNDQIQIAYRAYLSDLGISVIAYSSKEEIFGKAMRDFLFIYSLYGMILVIGGGVAYWLSLWISRPLRQLFYLMEEVSRGNLNLRFEKTPLGFEINILGGIFNNTLVNLLENIQEVENERVRKEMYKRELAIGLKVQRSLLPSSLPKIQGGEVTGTYLSVLEVGGDLYSYMPLIKKNEETIMITVADAAGKGISPCLYSLSARSLLLTYATLVDDPGEALSRTNNAFIKGTGDTGMFVTMLAALYHTNSKILSYYSCGHVPPIIRRANGHLLTLEHSGMALGLRESQGYETDAVQLESGDIVIFYTKGLIESVNSHYQSFSEKRLKNCLQQRNWQTAQEVVDGLTAELQTFIGATLQEEVIIVALKID